One region of Vigna angularis cultivar LongXiaoDou No.4 chromosome 10, ASM1680809v1, whole genome shotgun sequence genomic DNA includes:
- the LOC108335952 gene encoding probable UDP-arabinopyranose mutase 1 — translation MADPSPKPVPLLKDELDIVIPTIRNLDFLEMWRPFFEQYHLIIVQDGDPNKIIKVPEGFDYELYNRNDINRILGPKANCISFKDSACRCFGYMVSKKKYIYTIDDDCFVAKDPSGKDINALEQHIKNLLSPATPFFFNTLYDPYREGADFVRGYPFSLREGAPTAVSHGLWLNIPDYDAPTQLVKPRERNTRYVDAVLTIPKGTLFPMCGMNLAFDRELIGPAMYFGLMGDGQPIGRYDDMWAGWCVKVICDHLGLGVKTGLPYIWHSKASNPFVNLKKEYKGIFWQEEIIPFFQSATLPKDCTSVQKCYIELSKQVKEKLGAVDPYFNKLADAMVTWIEAWDELNNNTSEQTSSKQANGAAK, via the exons ATGGCTGACCCTTCTCCCAAACCCGTTCCTCTGCTGAAGGACGAGCTCGACATCGTGATCCCCACGATCCGAAACCTCGACTTCCTCGAGATGTGGCGGCCATTCTTCGAGCAGTACCACCTCATCATCGTTCAGGATGGTGATCCCAATAAGATCATCAAAGTCCCCGAAGGCTTTGACTACGAGCTCTACAATCGCAACGATATCAACAGGATCTTGGGCCCCAAGGCCAATTGCATCTCCTTCAAGGACTCTGCTTGTCGCTGCTTCGGCTACATGGTCTCCAAGAAGAAGTACATCTACACCATCGACGACGATTGCTTC GTTGCTAAGGACCCTTCTGGAAAAGATATCAATGCACTCGAACAGCACATTAAGAATCTGCTAAGTCCAGCCACTCCATTTTTCTTCAACACCCTTTATGATCCTTATAGAGAAGGTGCTGATTTCGTCCGTGGATACCCTTTCAGTCTTCGTGAGGGTGCCCCCACTGCTGTTTCTCACGGTCTCTGGCTCAACATACCTGATTATGATGCACCAACACAGCTTGTCAAACCCCGAGAGAGGAACACCAG GTATGTTGATGCTGTTCTTACCATTCCTAAAGGAACATTGTTCCCTATGTGTGGTATGAATCTGGCCTTCGATCGTGAGCTGATTGGACCTGCAATGTACTTTGGACTCATGGGAGATGGTCAACCTATCGGACGATACGATGATATGTGGGCTGGTTGGTGTGTTAAG GTTATCTGTGACCATTTGGGGTTGGGAGTGAAGACGGGGCTTCCATACATATGGCACAGCAAAGCAAGCAACCCATTTGTGAATCTGAAAAAGGAGTACAAAGGCATCTTCTGGCAAGAAGAGATCATTCCCTTTTTCCAAAGTGCCACCCTCCCAAAAGACTGCACCTCTGTCCAAAAATGCTACATTGAACTTTCGAAGCAAGTGAAAGAGAAGCTTGGTGCTGTTGATCCCTACTTCAACAAGCTTGCAGATGCCATGGTCACTTGGATTGAAGCTTGGGATGAGCTTAACAACAACACCTCTGAACAAACTTCTTCAAAGCAAGCCAATGGGGCTGCCAAGTGA